The Prosthecochloris marina genome window below encodes:
- a CDS encoding ABC transporter ATP-binding protein: MNDEKGTKKGFQQQKDELLSSGGKKSNDRYIISRLLSYVKPYKGLLSWAIVITLAGSVLGPLRPYITKLAIDDYIAQGNINGLALISLILLGIILLDGLKQYVATYLTQLIGQKAVLTLRLDIFRHLQKLSIRFYDRNPAGRLITRATNDVEALNEMLSSGVVTIIGDVMQLLFIVLLMFFIDWELTLIVLSILPLMIYATLTFKSKVRKAFQDVRGHLARLNSFFQEHVSGINIVQLFDRGESEYKKHVSINKEYRNANIKTVFYFSVYYPLIELLSSIAAGLVIWYSGVRMLKGDITLGIVISFVQYIWLFFRPLQHLSDRFNILQTALASSDRIFRLLEEKDMAAEPENPRAIESFRNEIVFTNVWFAYNNDNWILKDISFKVKRGEKIAIVGSTGSGKTTIINVLSKLYYQRKGSITIDGIELSQIPEQSLRKIVGVVMQDVFLFSGTIRENLSFGNPRASDEEIHNAAKTVGADRFIGKLPGGYEYRVNENGSGLSAGQKQLIAFVRALLYNPEILVLDEATSSVDTETEQLIEAATENLMKNRTSIIIAHRLSTVQHADRIIVMHKGTIKESGSHQQLLAKKGLYYKLYLLQHPEKIHLQTG; the protein is encoded by the coding sequence ATGAACGACGAGAAAGGCACGAAAAAGGGATTTCAGCAACAAAAAGACGAACTGCTTTCGAGCGGTGGCAAGAAATCCAATGACCGTTACATCATCTCACGACTCCTTTCATACGTCAAGCCATACAAGGGACTGCTTTCCTGGGCAATCGTCATAACCCTTGCTGGTTCGGTTCTCGGTCCCCTGAGGCCATATATTACCAAACTGGCCATTGACGACTACATTGCGCAGGGCAACATCAACGGACTCGCGCTGATAAGCCTCATATTACTGGGGATAATACTCTTGGATGGCCTGAAACAATATGTAGCGACCTATCTCACACAGCTTATCGGTCAGAAAGCCGTTCTTACTCTCAGACTGGATATTTTTCGGCATCTGCAGAAACTTTCTATCAGATTCTACGACCGAAATCCGGCAGGCAGGCTCATCACAAGAGCCACCAATGACGTCGAAGCACTCAACGAGATGCTTTCGAGCGGTGTCGTGACGATCATCGGCGATGTTATGCAGCTCTTGTTTATCGTTCTACTCATGTTTTTCATCGATTGGGAGCTGACACTCATTGTTTTAAGCATTCTTCCCTTGATGATCTATGCGACGCTTACCTTCAAAAGCAAAGTTCGAAAGGCTTTTCAGGATGTGAGAGGACACCTGGCCAGGCTCAATTCTTTTTTTCAGGAACATGTTTCAGGTATCAACATCGTCCAGCTCTTCGACCGGGGAGAGAGCGAATACAAAAAACATGTTTCAATCAACAAGGAATACCGGAATGCCAATATCAAAACCGTTTTCTACTTTTCGGTATACTACCCACTCATCGAACTGCTCAGTTCCATAGCCGCAGGACTTGTGATCTGGTATAGCGGGGTACGCATGTTGAAAGGAGATATCACGCTTGGCATCGTTATCTCTTTTGTGCAATACATCTGGCTTTTTTTTCGCCCTCTTCAACATCTTTCCGACCGATTCAATATTCTTCAGACGGCACTCGCGAGCTCAGACCGCATCTTCAGACTCCTTGAAGAAAAGGATATGGCTGCAGAACCCGAAAACCCCCGGGCAATCGAGTCTTTTCGGAATGAAATCGTCTTTACGAACGTCTGGTTCGCCTACAACAACGATAACTGGATACTCAAAGACATTTCTTTCAAAGTAAAACGCGGAGAAAAGATCGCCATTGTGGGTTCGACAGGAAGCGGTAAAACCACCATCATCAATGTTCTTTCGAAACTGTACTATCAGCGTAAAGGTTCGATTACAATCGACGGCATCGAGCTGTCACAAATACCGGAACAATCACTTCGAAAGATAGTCGGCGTCGTTATGCAGGATGTTTTTCTTTTTTCGGGTACCATCCGGGAAAATCTCTCGTTCGGCAACCCTCGTGCTTCCGATGAAGAAATCCACAACGCCGCTAAAACTGTCGGTGCCGATCGTTTCATTGGAAAACTGCCAGGAGGTTACGAGTATCGGGTCAATGAAAACGGATCGGGACTTTCTGCAGGCCAGAAACAGCTTATCGCTTTTGTACGCGCCCTGCTTTACAATCCGGAGATACTTGTCCTCGACGAGGCAACCAGTTCAGTTGATACTGAAACGGAACAGCTCATCGAAGCCGCGACCGAAAACCTCATGAAAAACCGCACATCGATCATCATTGCACACCGCCTTTCGACAGTACAGCATGCCGACAGGATTATCGTCATGCACAAAGGCACCATCAAGGAAAGCGGTTCACATCAGCAACTGCTTGCTAAAAAAGGCCTCTATTACAAGCTCTACCTCCTGCAGCACCCCGAAAAGATACACCTGCAGACAGGGTAA
- the glmM gene encoding phosphoglucosamine mutase translates to MSLMISVSGIRGIVGESLSPANLVAFSQAFATLLHKQGKDENFTPKIVIGRDTRPTGHAIATLVSSAMTLCGCDVIDVGMATTPTVEIATAAEKADGGIIVTASHNPVEWNALKLLDRKGEFLDENAVQQLLDIFRKKQFTVADWKHVGSLEQKHDYDGEHIRRILSLPCIDREQIAEQRFRVLIDAVEGAGSSIVPELCRQLGVEEIETISCNGTGIFPRNPEPLAENLVETVDSLKKKQCDFAIVVDPDVDRLALICKDGTLFGEEYSLVVCADFYLRYKPGTVVNNLSSTRALRDVAKNHGQTCFSAKVGEANVVTVMKERNAVIGGEGNGGIILPELHYGRDALAGIALMLQAFAEWREKDPVNSTLSGFRKQYPDYFMAKQKVRLADKPENLQDQLLTIASAYPEASINTEDGIKLDFPEEWVHIRPSNTEPILRIYTEAKSMERAEKLAETFLREISSRIDTL, encoded by the coding sequence ATGAGCTTAATGATAAGCGTATCGGGCATCCGAGGCATCGTTGGAGAAAGCCTTTCACCTGCGAACCTTGTAGCTTTTTCACAAGCTTTTGCAACGCTGCTGCATAAACAGGGTAAGGACGAAAATTTCACTCCGAAAATCGTTATCGGAAGAGATACCCGCCCAACCGGGCACGCTATTGCAACCCTTGTCAGCAGCGCAATGACTCTCTGCGGCTGCGATGTCATCGATGTCGGTATGGCAACTACCCCAACCGTTGAAATTGCCACAGCTGCGGAAAAGGCTGATGGCGGTATTATAGTCACAGCTTCGCATAATCCGGTTGAGTGGAATGCGTTGAAACTGCTCGACAGAAAAGGAGAGTTTCTCGATGAAAACGCCGTTCAGCAGTTACTTGATATTTTCAGGAAAAAACAGTTCACGGTTGCCGACTGGAAGCATGTTGGCTCATTGGAGCAAAAACACGATTATGACGGAGAGCATATCAGGAGAATCCTGTCGCTCCCCTGTATCGACAGGGAACAAATTGCGGAACAGCGTTTCAGAGTTCTCATAGATGCAGTTGAAGGAGCCGGCTCATCGATCGTACCTGAACTATGCCGACAGCTGGGAGTCGAAGAGATCGAAACCATCTCTTGTAACGGAACCGGCATTTTTCCCAGAAACCCCGAACCCCTTGCAGAGAATCTCGTCGAGACCGTCGACAGCCTGAAGAAAAAACAGTGCGATTTTGCAATAGTTGTCGATCCCGATGTCGACCGGCTGGCGCTGATATGTAAAGACGGGACCCTTTTCGGTGAAGAATACTCACTGGTAGTCTGTGCTGATTTTTATCTGCGGTACAAACCGGGAACCGTAGTGAACAACCTTTCAAGCACCAGGGCGCTTCGGGATGTAGCGAAAAATCACGGACAGACCTGCTTCAGTGCCAAGGTGGGTGAAGCGAACGTGGTTACAGTGATGAAAGAACGAAACGCTGTAATCGGAGGAGAGGGCAATGGAGGAATCATTCTTCCCGAACTACATTACGGGAGAGATGCGCTCGCGGGTATAGCCCTCATGCTCCAGGCATTTGCCGAGTGGCGAGAAAAAGATCCCGTAAACAGCACACTTTCCGGTTTCAGAAAACAATACCCGGATTATTTTATGGCAAAACAAAAGGTCCGGCTCGCCGACAAACCGGAAAACCTACAGGACCAGTTATTGACGATTGCATCAGCATACCCTGAAGCTTCAATCAATACAGAGGACGGTATAAAACTTGATTTTCCTGAAGAGTGGGTACATATAAGACCGTCAAACACTGAACCGATTCTTAGAATATATACTGAAGCAAAAAGTATGGAACGGGCGGAAAAGCTGGCCGAAACATTCCTCCGGGAAATCAGTTCGAGAATCGATACATTGTGA
- a CDS encoding ABC transporter permease, which translates to MVRTLFSIALRHLFGRKRQSLTTIAGVAVSTMVLITTISLTRGLLDSFVVTIVDVAPHIIIEGKPIESLPVDLLSDAEVQRHAFVDENIQKEERDEVRNYRQVLEVLDSKQYAGEVVAVSPFIESRVIVIKGNKSQPISMKGVVIERENAISGIEDKLTAGDLAFFETTPNALLVGRTVAMDMGLELHDEVSVVPVSGPVRQCKVAGIFFSGVNAIDNTVFVSLKFGQILENLPADKVSGIGVKVVDPLANEPLAGVLERVTGYNCVTWQEDNASVLSLFNRIGFIVFSLVAFVGVVSGFGVANILVTTVFEKSRDIAIMKSYGFSAGSLVGMFILEGFLVGFAGTLAGGVLATGSINLLAHIPVETSQGPLTKTGFSMSWNPLYFLFVMLLTVFISTIAATIPSTRAAKLEPVEVLRDSSL; encoded by the coding sequence GGTCAGGACCCTTTTTTCCATAGCACTACGCCATCTTTTTGGACGGAAAAGACAGTCCTTGACAACCATTGCGGGTGTTGCAGTCAGTACAATGGTTCTGATTACAACAATTTCATTGACAAGAGGGCTCCTGGATTCTTTTGTTGTAACTATTGTCGATGTTGCACCGCATATAATAATCGAAGGCAAGCCCATCGAGTCTCTACCGGTTGATCTTCTGAGCGATGCAGAGGTGCAACGCCATGCTTTTGTCGATGAAAATATACAAAAAGAAGAACGCGATGAAGTGCGTAATTATCGACAGGTTCTGGAGGTTCTCGATTCAAAACAGTATGCCGGAGAGGTGGTGGCCGTATCACCCTTTATCGAGTCCAGGGTGATTGTGATAAAAGGCAACAAGAGTCAGCCGATATCCATGAAAGGAGTTGTGATAGAGCGGGAAAATGCGATCAGTGGTATCGAGGACAAACTGACGGCTGGAGATCTTGCGTTTTTTGAAACGACACCCAATGCTCTTCTCGTAGGAAGAACTGTGGCTATGGATATGGGGCTGGAGCTGCATGATGAAGTGTCTGTTGTGCCGGTTTCAGGCCCTGTCCGGCAGTGTAAGGTAGCCGGTATTTTTTTCTCAGGTGTAAATGCTATCGACAATACGGTTTTTGTATCGCTCAAGTTCGGTCAAATCCTTGAAAATCTTCCGGCAGACAAGGTTTCCGGGATAGGGGTCAAGGTTGTTGATCCTCTTGCCAATGAGCCGCTTGCAGGAGTTCTTGAGCGAGTTACGGGTTATAATTGTGTTACATGGCAGGAAGATAATGCCAGTGTTCTTTCTCTCTTCAATCGTATAGGTTTCATTGTTTTTTCCCTTGTCGCTTTTGTCGGAGTGGTTTCCGGTTTCGGAGTGGCGAATATTCTGGTGACGACGGTTTTTGAAAAAAGCCGCGACATTGCGATCATGAAATCTTACGGATTTTCAGCAGGATCGCTTGTTGGTATGTTTATTCTCGAAGGTTTTTTGGTCGGTTTTGCCGGAACTCTTGCGGGAGGTGTGCTGGCAACGGGTTCGATCAATCTTCTTGCACATATTCCGGTTGAGACATCTCAGGGGCCGCTTACCAAAACCGGTTTCAGCATGTCATGGAACCCGCTGTACTTCTTGTTCGTGATGTTGTTGACGGTTTTCATAAGCACCATCGCCGCAACTATTCCTTCCACACGAGCGGCAAAACTCGAGCCGGTTGAGGTGCTGCGCGACAGCAGCCTCTAG